In Ferrimicrobium sp., the DNA window GAACTGGAAACTTCTGTCACTGCCATGATCTGAGCCTTGGTGATCATACGAAGCATTTCGGGAGTGATGCTCAGTACGTGTGATGGCGTGCCAGCACTGAGCCAGATCTGGTCAAAAGCAAAAAGGTCGGAGTCGATGACGACGGGAAGCTCGGTGTCTGTGGCGAGTGGCGTCACCCCACCTGGTTCAAGCTCGAGTCGCTCACGCAGATAGTCGGCGCCAACTGAGTGGAGCTTCATGCCAGTAGCCCTACCGACCTTGCGCTTGTCGATGCGGTTCGTTCCTCCCGCCACGACGATCATCGGTCCGTTGGTG includes these proteins:
- a CDS encoding YbaK/EbsC family protein, with the translated sequence MDPVQRVRDTLCLWGLDDTIQAFGEGTHTAVDAARAIGCEVHQIAKSIVFATTNGPMIVVAGGTNRIDKRKVGRATGMKLHSVGADYLRERLELEPGGVTPLATDTELPVVIDSDLFAFDQIWLSAGTPSHVLSITPEMLRMITKAQIMAVTEVSSSSS